In Candidatus Hadarchaeales archaeon, the genomic stretch CTATCTCAACAAATCCGACTCCGCTTGAAGAGGGTCTCACAAATGAATACTGCCCGGCCGAGAGTCCGAGCTTGTTGTTGATCGGTATCAACCCTTCAATCCAAACAGTTGTGAGTCCGCTCAACGGAATCGTGAAAGCGAGTGTGGTCTCGTTCTCTCTGACAAGAGTGAAGGTCTTCGTGTCAAATAGTTGACCGTTGACATAGAGTTTTACCCACCCGCTCCCATCATGGCTTCCAACATTTCTAACCTTGAGAGAGACGGTTGCCTGCTGCCCCAGAACGGTGGCCGTCAGATCTCTGTATTCAAACTCCGGACCGTAGTAGGCAACTGCAAGCCCCGTGCTCGTGTCGTTCGCCCCGTAATAGCAATAGAGCCAATTATCTACTAAAATCGTCTGACCTGGAAAGTTCGGTCCGTCATTCCAAGCTGCTCCCGTCGCTCCGTTTGGCGCCTTTCCGTAGTAAACCGGAATGAAAGGAAGCGTTGAAACCTTCAAAAGCCTCCATGGCTGTGATCCGTCAAAGATGGCTTCCGCGATCGTCGCCTCCGTGCCACCGACATAGCCTTCAAGAGTAGACGCACATATCAGCACCCTGATGTTACCATCCGAATCTACGAAGGCATCACCTACTGGATTCTCCGAATCTCCCCAAATGTTGTTGCCAGCTGGAACCGTACCTCCACCGGTCACGATCCAGTTTGACTGTTCAAGATTGTTCGTGAAGATTACCCCTCCACCCTCTTTGTACCCGATGAATCTATACGTCTGTCCGCCATAGGTGACTCTTCTTCCGCTTGGCCAAGCATCTAAGTCTAAAATCGCCACAACCTTGTGCTGTCCGTATTGATCGTGAACCGCGATCACCCAAGGGGAGCTCCAGTTTATGCAGTCCGTGCTCCACGCCATCCTTCCCTGCGAAGTGTCTACGTTCGTGTACTCGGCATAAAATCTTCCATCTACGTAAAGAAGTTCTGGATCCTCGGGTCGACCGTCAGTTATCACGGCGCTTGGATGCTTTGTCCAGTGAACACCATCAGTACTTGTGGCAAGACCTATGTTGCTGTTTGGCGGTCCTTCCGGCGGGGCTGGTATCGGATTCCCCCTGTAAAGCATATAGAACGTGCCATTGACATATGCAACTCCCGGGTTGAAAGCTCCCATCTGATCCCACGTTCCTTGAGTTGGTGTAAGCACGGGATTCCACGGGAGATCTACTCTCCACCTGTACGTCCAAGTGTCCAAGAAAGAGAAACTGAAGTTGTCAAACCTAGCCGGGCCGCGGGAGAGAATCAAAGGATATCGTGGATAGTCGGTATCTACAACCGTCCTTACTCTGGCCAGTTCGAAACCCGTAACTTCCTGCACGTAAGCCATCACTGTTTTAGATCTTCGAGAATACTCCAGAACCAGCCTATAAGGTGTTCCCTGCTGAAGAAAGCCCGTTCCCGCCCACTCAACTTTCCATATGTATTCTCCTCCCACCTGCTCTTCTGCCCACACGAGACCACCGATCTCGTCCCTCTTCCACCATTCATAGGGAGTGACGTCAAAGATGGAATAACCAGCTTTTCTGGCCACTATAAGGTCTCCGGCTGCCGTGTCAACATATGCAAATACCCATATTCCGTTATCCGACGCAAACCCCACGCCGGGCATCGGGTTTGATGAATCTAGAACAAAGATCACGGAAACTCTTCCTTCCTCTTCGCCGAGCATCACATCATTTCTGTAAGCATAACCAATCCCGGTTCCAGTGTATTGCAAAGATCTAGTTCCGTAGATCGCATTGGTCGTAAGTTGCATTCCGCTGACCGAATAGTTTGTTAATGCTTGCTCGAAGCCGTCCACAAACTCTCTTCGTGGATATTCCGGTGGATTTCCAACACCAAAGATGAAGGTGTTCTCCGATCTTTTTCTTTCTCCTCCGGCTCCAACTGCTACGACCCACCACTCGTGAACACCGGCTGAAACATTTGAGAGCACAACAGTGTTTGAAGTTGTGTTTTCTACGTTGACACCATCTATCCAGACCTCATACCGCTGGACTTGCATATCTGGAGCATTCTCCCAAACCAAGACAACTGGTGGGGATGAAATCCAAGCACCGTTTGGTGCTGTGAGGGTGAATGGTCTCACCGTAACAATGGAGAAAGTGAAGATTTGTGAGCTTCTAGAATTCCCAGCCTTGTCAAGAGCCACAACATACCAACTGTACGTTCCGGCCTGCAGTTGCAGGGTGTGAGAAGTCAATGTCGTGGTCGCAACTTTCGATCCATCAACCCAGAGCTCATATCCTGCGAGACCCGTTTGCGCATCCGAACTGTTCTCCCAACTGAACGTTACGTTCGTTGAGGTGAGAATTGCATTGTTTTCAGGTGAAATCAGATTGAAGGGAGCGGGTGGTATGTTGTCCTCGAGGATGGAGAACCTGAACACGCTTGAGTAAATTTTGTCTCCGTTATCGAGTACAGCTACGATTTGCCAATTGTGATCTCCTGTCGACACGATTTTAGTATAACTAGTTGACGTGGTGTTCTCGATGTTTGAACCATCGAGCCAGATTTCATAGTAGAGGAGATTTCCTTCCGTAACCCACTGTGGACTGTTTCTGAGGGTCCCGTTTCGATTATTCCCCGATGCATCAAAAACGGTGCTTCCGCTTCCCTCGTCCATCTTCCACCAACCAAACAAATCGGTATTGTCAATTGGCTTGCCCAGCCAGAGGTTTTCTATCTCCGCTTGAGATAGAGCTCGCCTGTATATTCTGAAATCGTCAACGGCTGCGTTGACTGGATAGTTTTGACCAAGTCCCACGC encodes the following:
- a CDS encoding LamG-like jellyroll fold domain-containing protein, which codes for MKHLSKFCLVLMLPALFALLMAMLSVSQQSFNLLKPENNAQLYDNRVTFVWENAGVIKRTYINFNNPSAKPHIEFPKFTELSGSIDFTASIWVRFNAQPPVADHDKIIDFSLGTGFQLNYESTSEGLRFTVRDQNLNEIKLPTYYTPPVGEWHLYTIVFQRGVRMAVYEDNRLLRELTSGVPTSIGDWSTQNPGANLVGVGLGQNYPVNAAVDDFRIYRRALSQAEIENLWLGKPIDNTDLFGWWKMDEGSGSTVFDASGNNRNGTLRNSPQWVTEGNLLYYEIWLDGSNIENTTSTSYTKIVSTGDHNWQIVAVLDNGDKIYSSVFRFSILEDNIPPAPFNLISPENNAILTSTNVTFSWENSSDAQTGLAGYELWVDGSKVATTTLTSHTLQLQAGTYSWYVVALDKAGNSRSSQIFTFSIVTVRPFTLTAPNGAWISSPPVVLVWENAPDMQVQRYEVWIDGVNVENTTSNTVVLSNVSAGVHEWWVVAVGAGGERKRSENTFIFGVGNPPEYPRREFVDGFEQALTNYSVSGMQLTTNAIYGTRSLQYTGTGIGYAYRNDVMLGEEEGRVSVIFVLDSSNPMPGVGFASDNGIWVFAYVDTAAGDLIVARKAGYSIFDVTPYEWWKRDEIGGLVWAEEQVGGEYIWKVEWAGTGFLQQGTPYRLVLEYSRRSKTVMAYVQEVTGFELARVRTVVDTDYPRYPLILSRGPARFDNFSFSFLDTWTYRWRVDLPWNPVLTPTQGTWDQMGAFNPGVAYVNGTFYMLYRGNPIPAPPEGPPNSNIGLATSTDGVHWTKHPSAVITDGRPEDPELLYVDGRFYAEYTNVDTSQGRMAWSTDCINWSSPWVIAVHDQYGQHKVVAILDLDAWPSGRRVTYGGQTYRFIGYKEGGGVIFTNNLEQSNWIVTGGGTVPAGNNIWGDSENPVGDAFVDSDGNIRVLICASTLEGYVGGTEATIAEAIFDGSQPWRLLKVSTLPFIPVYYGKAPNGATGAAWNDGPNFPGQTILVDNWLYCYYGANDTSTGLAVAYYGPEFEYRDLTATVLGQQATVSLKVRNVGSHDGSGWVKLYVNGQLFDTKTFTLVRENETTLAFTIPLSGLTTVWIEGLIPINNKLGLSAGQYSFVRPSSSGVGFVEIARLSLALTPSAENVPIFVVENLRLSKENVKPGENITVSVDVANVGTAAGSRTLVLKVDGVEVESREVTLGAGQKTTVTFTISVEELGEHTVSVDGLSATFFVGRMGANFILENLTLSKDKVKRGEKVTVSVIVKNIGDETGSYLVMLKVDGVLVESKNVSLDPSQSTTVNFTIEIEEVGEHTISVGNLSKILTVVEEGVSLPVVLAIGIVCAAAVVVMLLKFIVLK